The genomic region TCCCGGCGCCCTCCAGGTAGCACATGCAGGACGGGTACGGTCCCGCACGGCCGCCTAGGATGAGCTCACAGGCCGGATCTGGGCGCTCGTCCGGGCGCGGCCCCCGCAGGCGAGTCATCGGGAACGCGCACGCCGACCGAAGGGGGAAGACATGAGCGCGCCACGCCTCAGCAGTACGCCGTTGCCGGGCATAGGTGTCCGCTACGACCTGACGACCCGGGACAGCCGCCGCCTGTCCGTGGTCGCCCACCGCGACGGCCACCGGACGATCAGCGCCTACCGCGAGGACGACCCGGACGCCTGCGACCTGTCGGTGCGTCTGACGACGGAGGAGGCGGCGACGCTCATCGACGCGCTGATGCCCGCGCACCACACGCCGAACCTGCTGTCCACCACCGACCTGGGGCTCGTCGCCGAGCGGATCGAACTGTCCGGCTCCTCGCACTGGAACGGCCGGCTGCTGGGCGAGTCCCGGATCCGCACCGACACCGGCGCGTCCATCGTGGCGGTGCTGCGCAGGGCCGAGGCGATCCCCTCCCCCACGCCGGACTTCCGGCTCGCCGGCGGTGACACGCTCATCGTCATCGGGACCCGCGAGGGCGTGGAGGCCGCCGCCGAGATACTCGGGCGGGAGTGACCCCGCCATGCACTCCTCCGCGGTGTTCCTGATCGAGTTCGGCTGTCTCATCCTCGGGCTCGGGCTGCTCGGCCGCCTCGCCGGGCGCTTCAGCTTCTCGCCGATCCCTCTCTACCTGCTGGCCGGGCTCGCCTTCGGCGAGGGCGGACTGCTGCCGCTGGTCGCCAGCGAGGACTTCGTCGCCATCGGCGCCGAGATCGGTGTCATCCTGCTGCTGCTCATGCTGGGCCTGGAGTACACGGCCACCGACCTCGTCTCCAACCTCAAGACCCACTATCCGGCCGGGGTCGTCGACGCCGTCCTCAACGCCCTGCCCGGTGCGGTGCTCGCCCTGCTGCTCGGCTGGGGCCCGGTCGCGGCCGTCGTGCTGGCCGGTGTCACCTGGGTCTCCTCCTCCGGCGTCATCGCCAGGGTCCTGGGCGAACTGGGGCGGCTCGGCAACCGCGAGACCCCGGCCATCCTGAGCATCCTGGTCCTCGAGGACCTCTCCATGGCGGTCTACCTGCCGATCGTCACCGCCCTGCTGGCCGGGGTGGGTCTGGCCGCGGGCGCCGTCACGCTGGCCATCGCCCTGGGCGTGGCCACGCTCGTGCTCGTCCTCGCGGTGCGCTACGGCCGCCATGTCTCCCGCTTCGTCTCCAGCGACGACCCCGAGAAACTGCTGCTGGTGGTGCTCGGCGTGACGCTGGTGGTCGCCGGGCTCGCACAGCAACTCCAGGTGTCCGCGGCCGTGGGCGCCTTCCTGGTGGGCATCGCGCTGTCCGGCGAGGTCGCCGAGGGCGCGACGAGCCTGCTCGCGCCGCTGCGGGACCTGTTCGCCGCGGTGTTCTTCGTCTTCTTCGGCCTGCACACCGACCCGGCCAGCATCCCGCCCGTGCTGGTGCCGGCCCTCGCCCTGGCGGCCGTCACCACCGCGACGAAGATCGCCACCGGCTACTGGGCCGCGCGCCGCGCCGGGATCGGGCCCAAGGGCCGCTGGCGCGCCGGCGGCACGCTCGTGGCCCGCGGCGAGTTCTCCATCGTCATCGCCGGGCTCGCCGTCACGGCCGGCATCGAGCCCTCCCTCGGCCCCCTGGCCACGGCGTACG from Streptomyces chartreusis NRRL 3882 harbors:
- a CDS encoding cation:proton antiporter — translated: MHSSAVFLIEFGCLILGLGLLGRLAGRFSFSPIPLYLLAGLAFGEGGLLPLVASEDFVAIGAEIGVILLLLMLGLEYTATDLVSNLKTHYPAGVVDAVLNALPGAVLALLLGWGPVAAVVLAGVTWVSSSGVIARVLGELGRLGNRETPAILSILVLEDLSMAVYLPIVTALLAGVGLAAGAVTLAIALGVATLVLVLAVRYGRHVSRFVSSDDPEKLLLVVLGVTLVVAGLAQQLQVSAAVGAFLVGIALSGEVAEGATSLLAPLRDLFAAVFFVFFGLHTDPASIPPVLVPALALAAVTTATKIATGYWAARRAGIGPKGRWRAGGTLVARGEFSIVIAGLAVTAGIEPSLGPLATAYVLILVLLGPLTARYTEPVATVLTGRLRRKGTTRAASAPVPPSAHETIDDQDIVGRT
- a CDS encoding cation:proton antiporter regulatory subunit, whose translation is MSAPRLSSTPLPGIGVRYDLTTRDSRRLSVVAHRDGHRTISAYREDDPDACDLSVRLTTEEAATLIDALMPAHHTPNLLSTTDLGLVAERIELSGSSHWNGRLLGESRIRTDTGASIVAVLRRAEAIPSPTPDFRLAGGDTLIVIGTREGVEAAAEILGRE